Proteins co-encoded in one Anabaena sphaerica FACHB-251 genomic window:
- the yhdJ gene encoding adenine-specific DNA-methyltransferase, protein MIERYENKQHTIFHGDAISILSNHIASESVDLIFIDPPYNIGKKFGNFHDKWESEEQYINWSYQWLDECIRIVKPNGTIYVMTSTQAMPYFDIYLRKKLTILSRIIWHYDSSGVQATKYFGSMYEPILHCVKDKNNYIFNADDIKVEAKTGAQRKLIDYRKSVPTPYNTEKVPGNAWYFPRVRYRMEEYENHPSQKPESLLERIILASSNEGSLILDPFAGTFTTAAVAKRLGRKSISIEMQEEYLKIGLRRVLELQEYKGEKLSSLQKNHNITNKNGKKIDLDFIQGSIFDANTTA, encoded by the coding sequence ATGATTGAACGCTATGAAAATAAACAACACACCATTTTTCACGGTGATGCTATTAGCATTTTATCAAATCATATTGCTTCAGAATCAGTAGACTTAATTTTTATTGATCCTCCCTATAACATAGGTAAGAAATTTGGTAATTTCCATGATAAATGGGAATCGGAAGAACAATATATAAATTGGTCATATCAATGGCTTGATGAGTGTATTCGCATTGTCAAACCAAATGGCACAATTTATGTGATGACAAGTACCCAAGCAATGCCTTATTTTGACATTTACTTGAGAAAAAAATTAACTATTCTCAGTCGCATAATATGGCATTATGATAGTTCTGGAGTACAGGCCACAAAATACTTTGGTTCAATGTATGAACCTATTCTTCATTGTGTGAAAGATAAAAACAATTATATATTTAATGCTGATGATATCAAAGTTGAAGCAAAAACGGGCGCACAACGTAAATTAATAGATTACAGAAAATCTGTCCCAACTCCCTACAATACGGAAAAAGTACCCGGTAATGCTTGGTATTTTCCCCGTGTGAGATATCGCATGGAAGAATATGAAAACCATCCTTCCCAAAAACCAGAGTCATTACTAGAGAGAATTATTTTAGCAAGTAGTAATGAAGGAAGTTTAATACTTGATCCCTTTGCTGGAACTTTTACAACTGCTGCGGTTGCTAAACGTTTAGGCAGAAAATCTATCAGTATTGAAATGCAAGAAGAATATCTAAAAATCGGTTTAAGGCGAGTTTTAGAATTACAAGAATATAAAGGAGAAAAACTTTCATCACTTCAGAAAAACCATAATATCACCAATAAAAATGGTAAAAAAATAGATTTGGATTTTATACAAGGAAGTATTTTTGATGCAAATACCACAGCATGA
- a CDS encoding restriction endonuclease yields MQIPQHDFTQTIITILNKYFPDYGDNILSNSQLLQYINIKTKAANRGSKSRASFANHYAIYVLIEDYLQKEFHIKNGYEDYEGAQYTALLMRQRELPFGSKLQNHALNHRLNEEFKRYFRTSPYLPIIRNSATNRYWINENLLKIQIDNQIINIAESVRDIIDGYILARMNSFNEFMIYCQKLIEIQDQSSETAIEFIRSLLKPNIDARVFEIVSYAILKQYYAEQKIYWGWSRDELNIEHLILYKTGRTNANDGGIDFVMKPLGRFFQVTETIDAGKYFLDIDKVQKYPVTFVIKTEQEVEYLLNKIEEQARTRYQIKAIIKKYMECVEEVINIPELILRFNKVLESQRGIQVIEDIVLQSRVEFNMEEELADDLIS; encoded by the coding sequence ATGCAAATACCACAGCATGATTTTACGCAAACAATAATAACTATCCTTAATAAGTATTTTCCTGATTATGGAGATAATATTCTGAGTAACAGTCAATTATTACAGTATATCAATATTAAAACCAAGGCTGCAAATCGTGGATCAAAATCAAGAGCTAGTTTTGCTAATCATTATGCTATCTATGTTTTAATAGAAGATTATTTGCAAAAAGAATTTCATATTAAGAATGGATATGAAGATTATGAAGGCGCACAATATACTGCGCTTTTAATGAGACAGAGAGAACTACCTTTTGGAAGTAAACTTCAAAATCATGCTTTGAATCATCGTTTAAATGAAGAATTTAAAAGATATTTCCGTACATCACCTTATTTACCAATAATAAGAAATTCAGCAACAAATAGATATTGGATTAATGAAAATCTTTTAAAAATTCAAATTGATAATCAAATCATCAATATTGCTGAATCTGTTAGAGATATTATTGATGGTTATATTCTAGCAAGAATGAACTCATTCAATGAATTTATGATTTATTGTCAGAAACTGATAGAAATTCAAGATCAATCATCTGAAACAGCGATTGAATTCATTAGAAGTTTATTAAAGCCAAATATAGATGCTAGAGTATTTGAGATTGTTAGTTATGCAATTTTAAAACAGTATTATGCTGAACAAAAAATATACTGGGGTTGGTCGCGGGATGAATTAAATATTGAGCATTTGATTTTATATAAAACTGGACGCACAAATGCAAATGATGGTGGTATAGATTTTGTGATGAAGCCTTTAGGTCGGTTTTTTCAAGTAACAGAAACTATAGATGCTGGAAAATACTTTTTAGATATTGATAAAGTACAAAAATATCCAGTTACTTTTGTGATTAAAACTGAGCAAGAAGTTGAATATTTGCTCAATAAAATTGAGGAACAAGCACGGACAAGATATCAAATCAAGGCTATTATTAAGAAATATATGGAATGTGTAGAAGAAGTGATAAATATTCCCGAATTAATACTTCGTTTTAATAAAGTCTTGGAATCTCAGAGGGGTATTCAAGTAATTGAAGACATAGTTTTGCAAAGTCGAGTTGAGTTCAATATGGAAGAGGAATTAGCTGATGATTTAATTAGCTAA